From a region of the Suncus etruscus isolate mSunEtr1 chromosome 11, mSunEtr1.pri.cur, whole genome shotgun sequence genome:
- the LOC126022136 gene encoding LOW QUALITY PROTEIN: olfactory receptor 6C74-like (The sequence of the model RefSeq protein was modified relative to this genomic sequence to represent the inferred CDS: substituted 1 base at 1 genomic stop codon), which produces MANHTMVTIFILLGLTDDPDLQIVIFIFLFLAYLLSVIGNLIIIMLTLLDSHLKTPMYFFLQNFSILEISLTSVCIPRFLYSIVSRDKTISYNSCVTQLFFAILLGESEFFLLAAMSYDRYVAICKPLHYTAIMNNRVCIKLVVASWLAGLLTISPGLIMGLELEFCDGNAIDHFLCDYSPVLKLSCTDTRVIETLSFILAIFTLLFTLTLIMASYANIIRTILKIPSAQQQKKAFSTCSSHIIVVSMSYGSCIFMYIKPSAEERVALNKGVAVLITSVAPVLNPFIYTLRNKQVKQALQNVIKRYISTTLKXYTGS; this is translated from the coding sequence ATGGCAAACCATACTATGGTGACAATATTCATTCTTCTAGGATTGACAGATGACCCAGATTTGCaaattgtaatatttatttttctttttctggcatATTTATTGAGTGTTATTGGAAATCTGATCATTATCATGCTGACCTTGCTGGATTCCCACCTCAAAACACCCATGTATTTCTTTCTTCAGAATTTTTCTATACTAGAAATATCATTGACCTCTGTCTGTATCCCTAGATTTCTATACAGTATAGTGTCTAGGGATAAAACAATTTCTTATAATTCTTGCGTGACAcaattattttttgccattttgttgGGTGAATCAGAGTTTTTCTTGTTGGCAGCTATGTCCTATGACCGTTACGTAGCCATCTGCAAGCCCCTACATTACACAGCCATTATGAACAACAGAGTGTGTATAAAACTGGTTGTTGCATCTTGGCTGGCTGGTTTGTTAACAATCTCTCCTGGACTTATCATGGGTTTGGAGTTGGAATTCTGTGATGGCAATGCTATTGATCACTTTCTGTGTGACTATTCTCCTGTTCTAAAATTGTCCTGCACAGATACAAGGGTCATAGAAACGTTAAGTTTTATTTTAGCCATATTCACACTCCTGTTTACTTTGACACTCATAATGGCTTCTTATGCAAATATCATAAGAACAATTCTGAAGATTCCTTCTGCACAGCAGCAAAAGAAAGCTTTTTCTACTTGTTCATCTCATATAATTGTTGTCTCTATGTCTTATGGCAgctgtatttttatgtatattaaacccTCTGCAGAAGAAAGAGTTGCCTTAAACAAAGGGGTTGCAGTACTCATCACTTCAGTAGCACCTGTTTTAAATCCTTTCATTTATACTCTGAGAAATAAGCAAGTTAAGCAAGCCTTGCAAAATGTAATAAAAAGGTATATCTCCACTACTTTAAAATAATACACTGGATCATAA